One part of the Streptomyces sp. NBC_00286 genome encodes these proteins:
- a CDS encoding endo-1,4-beta-xylanase: MAGTVPLFTGTADATSTLGASAAEKGRYFGAAVGTYKFSDSPYMSVLNREFNSVVAENDMTESSPFARSYNVTFSGPAWTRDFSHGELIRGR; the protein is encoded by the coding sequence GTGGCCGGCACGGTGCCGCTGTTCACGGGCACCGCCGACGCGACGTCCACATTGGGCGCCTCAGCGGCGGAAAAGGGCCGCTACTTTGGCGCCGCGGTCGGCACGTACAAGTTCTCAGACAGCCCCTACATGTCGGTTCTCAACCGCGAGTTCAACAGCGTCGTCGCCGAGAACGATATGACGGAGTCGAGCCCGTTCGCCCGCTCCTACAACGTGACGTTCTCGGGCCCGGCGTGGACCCGGGACTTCAGCCACGGGGAACTGATCCGGGGCCGGTGA
- a CDS encoding RNA polymerase sigma factor, with translation MRAGRADETSLVVAAQAGDPRALDDLAATYLPLVYAIVRRAMGELADVDDVVQETMLRALPELRTLRAPECFRPWLATIATRQISTHLHRRQADAERTAPLDEMADPPDADAENLALIHVELSGHRRKTVRASRWLDPDARALLSLWWLETAGRLTRAELAAALGTSVAHAGVRVQRMRNQLELSRSLVAALEASPRCPQLTAALGGWDGVPSTLWRKRITRHTRSCADCGRTADELVPLERLIVALALLPAPLARSATVLDKPALAGATENAVVMGADRPRSAPGRLPASRLGYSANSPEGRLSRHPSLRVR, from the coding sequence ATGCGAGCCGGCCGAGCCGACGAGACGAGCCTGGTCGTCGCCGCACAGGCCGGCGATCCACGAGCGCTCGACGACCTGGCCGCGACGTACCTGCCGCTGGTATACGCGATCGTGCGCAGGGCAATGGGTGAGCTTGCGGACGTCGACGACGTGGTGCAGGAGACGATGCTGCGGGCACTTCCTGAGCTGCGCACGCTGCGCGCCCCGGAGTGCTTCCGGCCCTGGCTGGCCACGATCGCGACACGACAGATCAGCACCCATCTGCACCGGCGGCAGGCGGACGCCGAACGGACGGCCCCCCTCGACGAGATGGCCGACCCGCCGGACGCCGACGCCGAGAACCTGGCCCTGATCCACGTCGAGCTGTCCGGTCATCGCCGAAAGACCGTACGCGCCAGTCGATGGCTCGACCCGGACGCCCGGGCGCTGCTGTCGCTGTGGTGGCTGGAGACCGCGGGCCGGCTGACGAGGGCGGAGCTCGCGGCGGCGCTGGGAACGAGCGTCGCTCACGCGGGTGTGCGTGTCCAGCGCATGCGCAACCAGCTGGAGCTGAGCCGGTCACTCGTCGCCGCGCTGGAAGCCAGCCCCCGGTGCCCACAGCTGACTGCCGCGCTGGGGGGCTGGGACGGCGTACCGAGCACGCTGTGGCGTAAGCGCATCACCCGGCACACCCGATCCTGTGCGGACTGCGGCCGGACCGCCGACGAACTGGTGCCCCTTGAGCGGCTGATCGTCGCCCTGGCGCTGCTCCCCGCCCCGCTGGCGCGGTCGGCCACGGTGCTCGACAAACCTGCGCTCGCCGGGGCGACCGAGAATGCCGTCGTGATGGGAGCCGATCGGCCGAGGTCGGCTCCGGGCCGGTTGCCCGCGTCGAGGCTGGGTTATTCGGCCAACTCGCCTGAGGGCCGCTTGAGTCGGCACCCAAGTCTTCGCGTTCGGTGA
- a CDS encoding carbohydrate ABC transporter permease, whose translation MSRLGPSRWLVAVPMVLLALATIYPLLFTANVAMKTRREYILDRFSLASTLQWDNLSTAWNSVGMGRYFLNSVIVVACALALLLLVGSMAGFALAQVRFRGSSAPALVCLAALFIPFQVIMVPLARIMASGGLIDTYPGLILAYVAQFLPFTAFLMTSYHRAVPTELVDAARIDGNTLYGGYRRIMLPRGAPALLSVGILDALFCWDDVLISLLMMPSADHRTLMVGITSLRGQYSADIPTFAAGVLIAGLPVLVTYLFLQRQIADGVTAGATKG comes from the coding sequence ATGTCCCGCCTGGGGCCGAGCAGATGGCTGGTCGCCGTGCCGATGGTGCTCCTCGCCCTGGCGACGATCTACCCGCTGCTGTTCACCGCCAACGTCGCGATGAAGACCCGCCGGGAGTACATCCTCGACCGATTCTCCCTGGCAAGCACTCTCCAGTGGGACAACCTCAGCACCGCGTGGAACAGCGTCGGCATGGGGCGGTACTTCCTCAACTCCGTGATCGTGGTGGCCTGCGCCTTGGCGCTGTTACTGCTCGTCGGGTCCATGGCCGGGTTCGCGCTGGCCCAGGTGCGGTTCCGTGGCTCGTCCGCGCCGGCTCTGGTCTGCCTCGCGGCACTGTTCATCCCGTTCCAGGTGATCATGGTGCCGCTGGCCAGGATCATGGCCAGCGGCGGTCTCATCGACACCTATCCGGGGCTGATCCTCGCCTACGTCGCGCAGTTCCTGCCGTTCACCGCCTTCTTGATGACGAGCTACCACCGAGCGGTGCCCACCGAGCTCGTCGACGCCGCACGGATCGACGGAAACACCCTGTACGGCGGCTACCGGCGAATCATGCTGCCGAGGGGTGCTCCGGCACTGCTGTCGGTGGGCATCCTCGACGCGCTGTTCTGCTGGGACGACGTGCTCATCTCGCTGCTGATGATGCCGTCGGCCGACCATCGCACCCTGATGGTGGGCATCACCTCACTGCGCGGGCAGTACTCCGCCGACATCCCCACCTTCGCAGCCGGTGTCCTGATCGCCGGGCTACCCGTGTTGGTGACCTACCTGTTCCTGCAGCGCCAGATCGCTGACGGCGTGACGGCCGGCGCGACGAAGGGCTGA
- a CDS encoding carbohydrate ABC transporter permease: MSPIGSSVSAAQAGRTDGARAGEAAGGRGPASKSPRVRNGRRAERLAPYVLVAPAVLIIVVLRLWPLGLGVSFSFTGDGERNGATVGLDNYAELIDDPLFRTALRNVGLLVLLLPVAVAIPGLLATFIYLRVPGHPFFRSDGPLNTVLGSSGVGPVDWLGDPDVAVFAVVGVHIWATSGMAPVVFLAGFATLDSALPDAARVDGASLARMIWHVIIPGLSRTIQFVVVTTMIGMLTSLFGLLYVMTSGGPEGSTYLPEYYIWVQQGQMSRPALASAASTALFLIMLVVGLLQVGLLRRAGRED; the protein is encoded by the coding sequence ATGTCACCCATTGGTTCGTCGGTCAGCGCCGCTCAAGCAGGGCGGACCGACGGGGCGCGAGCAGGTGAGGCGGCAGGTGGCCGCGGCCCTGCGTCGAAATCTCCGCGTGTCCGGAACGGCCGGCGCGCCGAACGTCTCGCCCCCTACGTCCTGGTCGCTCCCGCTGTCCTGATCATCGTGGTGCTCCGGCTATGGCCACTGGGATTGGGTGTCAGCTTCTCCTTCACTGGGGACGGCGAACGCAACGGCGCCACGGTGGGACTCGACAACTACGCGGAACTCATCGACGACCCGCTGTTCCGCACCGCGCTGCGCAACGTCGGACTGCTGGTGCTGCTGCTGCCGGTCGCGGTCGCGATCCCGGGACTGCTCGCTACCTTCATCTACCTGCGGGTGCCAGGACACCCGTTCTTCCGGAGCGACGGTCCGCTGAACACCGTGCTCGGCAGCTCAGGGGTCGGCCCGGTGGACTGGCTCGGCGATCCCGACGTAGCCGTCTTCGCCGTTGTCGGCGTGCACATCTGGGCGACGTCAGGGATGGCGCCGGTGGTGTTCCTGGCCGGGTTCGCGACCCTGGACTCCGCACTTCCGGACGCCGCCCGGGTCGACGGCGCCTCGCTCGCGCGGATGATCTGGCACGTCATCATCCCGGGTCTGTCCCGCACCATCCAGTTCGTCGTCGTCACCACGATGATCGGGATGCTGACCTCGTTGTTCGGGCTGCTCTACGTCATGACCAGTGGTGGCCCGGAAGGGTCGACCTACCTGCCGGAGTACTACATCTGGGTCCAACAGGGACAGATGAGCCGCCCGGCGCTCGCGTCGGCCGCGTCCACAGCCCTCTTCCTCATCATGCTGGTCGTGGGCCTGCTGCAGGTCGGCCTGCTGCGCCGGGCGGGGAGGGAGGACTGA
- a CDS encoding ABC transporter substrate-binding protein: MRTLWAAIPVAGIVVLAGCGSASDSDSASGGSKGKLVVWDWKSGDATASSYVKKAKATLLGAAMQAGKGPDVMLFNGGGQIRDRGDSLLPLDEYVCDDKKRLAGWEAFTKDSKTYAAPVTLQGHPIYYNKSLYRKAGLDPEQPATSWDEFVANCQTITKATGARCFTQGNKEGTGIQFLLSGLGSVLSPTEYDDWIAGKRDWSSPAVERVFSLWKEANDKGLNNDGANSTAMFNDAFAGFQSSKAAHVIGLMSDTGRWTDFAEFLDAGNVGVMKSPVVTAGATPSLPYGGGIGYAVAKWTKDPKLAADLVRSLTSTDALKSVYADAGAIAADRTVDVSSGGPAVVTIVSELDRGKPAPHVALSSKTVDLMGRLSQQLPSGSVTVDAAVKQLATSDQAG, from the coding sequence ATGCGAACACTGTGGGCGGCGATCCCGGTTGCCGGGATCGTTGTCTTAGCCGGCTGCGGAAGCGCCTCCGACTCGGATTCGGCGTCCGGTGGTTCGAAGGGCAAGCTCGTCGTCTGGGACTGGAAGTCCGGCGACGCCACAGCATCCTCATACGTCAAGAAGGCCAAGGCCACCCTGCTCGGGGCAGCCATGCAGGCCGGCAAGGGGCCGGACGTCATGCTCTTCAACGGCGGCGGGCAGATCCGTGACCGCGGGGACTCCCTTCTGCCGTTGGACGAGTACGTCTGTGATGACAAGAAGCGGCTGGCCGGGTGGGAGGCATTCACCAAGGACAGCAAGACCTACGCCGCTCCGGTGACATTGCAAGGTCACCCGATCTACTACAACAAGTCGCTCTACCGGAAGGCAGGGCTGGACCCGGAGCAGCCGGCCACCAGCTGGGACGAGTTCGTCGCCAACTGCCAGACCATCACCAAGGCGACCGGTGCCAGGTGCTTCACGCAGGGCAACAAGGAAGGCACCGGTATCCAGTTCCTCCTGTCCGGGCTCGGCTCGGTCCTGTCGCCCACGGAGTACGACGACTGGATCGCCGGCAAACGAGACTGGTCTTCGCCGGCGGTCGAGCGGGTCTTCTCGCTTTGGAAAGAGGCCAACGACAAAGGCCTGAACAACGACGGGGCGAATTCGACGGCGATGTTCAACGACGCGTTCGCGGGGTTCCAGTCCAGCAAGGCCGCCCACGTCATCGGGTTGATGTCGGACACCGGGCGCTGGACGGACTTCGCCGAATTCCTCGACGCCGGCAATGTCGGCGTCATGAAGTCGCCGGTCGTCACGGCCGGCGCCACGCCGAGCCTTCCCTATGGAGGCGGCATCGGCTACGCCGTCGCGAAGTGGACCAAGGACCCCAAGCTCGCCGCCGACCTGGTGCGCTCCCTGACCTCGACCGACGCACTGAAGTCGGTCTACGCCGACGCGGGCGCCATCGCGGCCGACCGCACCGTGGACGTCTCGAGCGGTGGCCCAGCCGTCGTCACCATCGTGTCCGAGCTCGACCGTGGCAAGCCCGCCCCGCACGTGGCCCTGTCGTCCAAGACGGTAGACCTGATGGGGCGGCTGTCTCAGCAACTGCCGAGCGGATCGGTCACGGTCGACGCGGCGGTCAAGCAGCTGGCGACGTCCGACCAAGCAGGCTGA
- a CDS encoding FadR/GntR family transcriptional regulator: MTAVPQSSAEDSQTPAWSRRPANLAAAVTAELVERIVRGVHPSGSPLPSEPVLCETFSVSRTVVREAVKILQEKGLVQVRQGAGTMVTPPAMWNMLDELVLGATIAEDESLAILDHLVATRRVLESDMANVAARLANAEVIDQLRSLVERMDELVEDPASYQEEDRAFHDTVMQASGNRIGRAVVRSLERQVINSARYMGRTGRAFCVASNHGHRRIYERIAAHDPKGAAEAMFTHITEAWVVRRSGPGEPTRLRR; encoded by the coding sequence ATGACGGCAGTACCGCAGTCATCCGCAGAGGACTCCCAGACCCCCGCCTGGAGCCGGCGCCCGGCGAACCTTGCCGCCGCGGTCACGGCTGAGCTGGTGGAGCGGATCGTCCGTGGAGTCCATCCGTCCGGTTCGCCGCTACCCTCCGAGCCCGTGCTCTGCGAGACCTTCTCGGTCAGCCGCACCGTGGTCCGCGAGGCGGTGAAGATTCTTCAGGAGAAGGGGCTGGTGCAGGTCCGCCAGGGCGCCGGCACGATGGTTACCCCGCCGGCGATGTGGAACATGCTTGACGAGCTGGTCCTCGGCGCCACCATCGCCGAAGACGAGAGCCTGGCCATCCTCGATCACCTCGTCGCGACCCGCCGCGTGCTGGAGTCCGATATGGCCAACGTGGCCGCCCGCCTGGCGAACGCCGAGGTGATCGACCAGCTACGCAGTCTGGTGGAGCGGATGGATGAGCTCGTCGAGGACCCCGCTTCGTACCAGGAAGAGGACCGCGCGTTCCACGACACCGTCATGCAGGCGTCGGGGAACCGCATCGGCCGTGCCGTGGTCCGTTCGCTGGAGCGCCAGGTCATCAACTCCGCCCGCTACATGGGCCGAACCGGCCGCGCCTTCTGCGTCGCGTCCAACCACGGCCATCGGCGCATCTACGAGCGGATCGCCGCGCACGACCCCAAGGGTGCGGCCGAGGCGATGTTCACCCACATCACCGAGGCGTGGGTGGTGCGCCGCAGCGGGCCGGGCGAGCCGACCCGGCTGCGGCGTTAG
- a CDS encoding IS3 family transposase — MIVKAESIPGRAFTTQVEATLALFEYIDGFYNSRRIQKRLGYLSPIEFEEKHYADPATAERTNLKPHHPALTSSSAPPARRGNLKLDSPHARTRSRCHAANAPPWHRPAHQSRRTLAFRSRERF, encoded by the coding sequence ATGATCGTCAAGGCAGAGTCCATCCCCGGCCGCGCTTTCACCACCCAGGTCGAGGCGACTCTCGCACTGTTCGAGTACATCGACGGCTTCTACAACTCCCGGCGCATCCAGAAGCGGCTCGGCTACCTCAGCCCGATCGAATTCGAGGAGAAGCACTACGCCGACCCGGCAACGGCCGAACGAACGAACCTGAAACCCCATCACCCGGCCCTGACCAGCTCATCAGCACCTCCCGCACGCCGGGGGAACCTCAAACTGGACAGCCCTCACGCCAGAACCAGGTCCCGTTGCCATGCCGCGAACGCCCCTCCCTGGCATCGCCCCGCACACCAGTCCAGGCGCACCCTCGCTTTCCGGTCCCGGGAACGGTTCTGA
- a CDS encoding lytic polysaccharide monooxygenase auxiliary activity family 9 protein, with protein MLFAVVVGALTWSAPAQAHGTVVGPASRAYQCWKTWGSNHTNPAMQTEDPMCWQAFQANPDTMWNWMSALRDGLGGQFQARTPDGTLCSNNLSRNASLDKPGQWKTTTVGNNFSVHLYDQASHGADYFKVYVSKQGFNPETQTLGWSNLDFITQTGRFAPTQNITFPVQTSGYTGHHILFVIWQASHLDQAYMWCSDVNFG; from the coding sequence ATGCTGTTCGCCGTGGTTGTCGGCGCACTCACCTGGTCGGCCCCCGCCCAGGCTCACGGCACCGTCGTCGGCCCCGCTTCCCGCGCGTACCAGTGCTGGAAGACGTGGGGCAGCAACCACACGAACCCGGCCATGCAGACCGAAGACCCCATGTGTTGGCAGGCCTTCCAGGCCAACCCCGACACCATGTGGAACTGGATGAGCGCGCTCCGCGACGGCCTCGGTGGCCAGTTCCAGGCGCGGACCCCCGACGGGACGCTCTGCAGCAACAACCTCTCGAGGAACGCCAGCCTGGACAAGCCCGGGCAGTGGAAGACCACCACCGTCGGCAACAACTTCTCGGTCCACCTGTACGACCAGGCGTCCCACGGTGCCGACTACTTCAAGGTCTACGTGAGCAAGCAGGGCTTCAACCCCGAGACCCAGACCCTGGGCTGGAGCAACCTCGACTTCATCACGCAGACCGGCCGCTTCGCCCCGACGCAGAACATCACGTTCCCCGTCCAGACCTCCGGCTACACCGGACACCACATCCTGTTCGTGATCTGGCAGGCCTCGCACCTCGACCAGGCCTACATGTGGTGCAGCGACGTGAACTTCGGCTGA
- a CDS encoding RICIN domain-containing protein, whose product MASPTPASAAPLTVYVSPSGTGTDCSSAQPCSLTAAQAAVRSLNDDMSDDIVVQLADGVYRLAQPFRLTAEDSGSGGHTVVWQAAPSARPVITGARAVTGWSVADAARNIWRADVPAGLDARQLYVDGAVATRARTQVNRADFTASSDGMRFSGGALSYLNNLANQSRIEVESVNSFTDRYSPVQSISANFITMQQPAWNNNNFGYDTLMRPHRAGPFYLSNAYEFLDSPGEWYLNPTAGALYYIPRAGQNMSTVSVELPTLQSLVNLGGTYSEPAHHITFSGITFTGTSWLGPSSNQGYADQQTGAYIAGNRSWPSFDSCHNGCAQFEAARPHWLQMPAAVQISAANTITLSDSKFVNLGQTAIGIGNDANAHASGVGLGAGNITVTRSEIARSSAGGILVGGVRADAHHPSDQRMVNRDITISDNRIHDLGADHRGIVSVLTTYVTNSTVAQNEVYNMPYSGMSIGYGWGANDAGGSNHYANRGLYDYQPRYTTPTTASNNRLIGNYIHDVMQQMNDGGCIYTLGWNPSALISRNHCLRTNGHFGLYFDEGSKYYTATNNVFSNTGTWATANYWGGENMGNWTVTNNWSTNGSTNVTNGDRGNVVSGNVTVTNGNWPSGAQDVMASAGPRDTTPPPPEQEIVGAHSGRCLTVPGAGTTNGTQTQLWDCTGASGQTWTYTAGKQLTVHGDKCLDASGGGTTNGTPVIIWDCNGQNNQQWNVNPNGTITGVQSGLCLDANAGGTANGTRITLWSCHGGTNQQWALR is encoded by the coding sequence ATGGCGTCCCCCACGCCCGCATCCGCAGCTCCCCTCACTGTGTACGTCTCGCCGTCCGGCACCGGCACTGACTGTTCCAGCGCGCAGCCGTGCTCACTGACAGCCGCGCAGGCGGCGGTGCGATCGCTCAACGACGACATGTCGGACGACATCGTGGTGCAGTTGGCCGACGGTGTGTACCGGCTGGCCCAACCCTTCCGGCTGACGGCGGAGGACTCCGGCTCAGGCGGTCACACGGTCGTGTGGCAGGCCGCCCCGTCGGCGCGTCCGGTGATCACCGGTGCCCGGGCGGTCACCGGCTGGTCGGTGGCCGACGCAGCCAGGAACATCTGGCGGGCCGACGTGCCCGCCGGTCTAGATGCCCGGCAGCTCTATGTCGACGGCGCCGTCGCCACCCGGGCCCGCACGCAGGTGAACCGGGCCGATTTCACGGCCTCCAGCGACGGAATGAGGTTCTCGGGCGGTGCGCTGAGTTATCTGAACAACCTGGCCAACCAGAGCCGGATCGAGGTGGAGAGCGTCAACTCCTTCACCGACCGGTACTCGCCGGTGCAGAGCATCAGTGCGAACTTCATCACGATGCAGCAGCCGGCGTGGAACAACAACAACTTCGGCTACGACACCCTCATGCGGCCACACCGGGCCGGTCCGTTCTACCTGTCCAACGCGTACGAGTTCCTGGACTCGCCCGGCGAGTGGTACCTCAACCCCACGGCCGGAGCCTTGTACTACATCCCCCGGGCCGGGCAGAACATGAGCACCGTCAGCGTGGAACTGCCGACGCTGCAGTCGCTGGTGAACCTCGGGGGCACGTACAGCGAGCCGGCGCACCACATCACGTTCAGCGGGATCACCTTCACCGGTACGAGCTGGCTGGGCCCCAGCAGCAACCAGGGTTACGCAGACCAGCAGACCGGCGCGTACATCGCCGGCAATCGGAGCTGGCCGAGCTTCGACTCCTGCCACAACGGCTGCGCGCAGTTCGAGGCGGCCCGGCCACACTGGCTGCAGATGCCGGCCGCCGTGCAGATCTCCGCCGCCAACACCATCACCCTCAGCGACTCCAAGTTCGTCAACCTGGGCCAGACGGCCATCGGTATCGGCAACGACGCCAACGCGCACGCCAGCGGCGTCGGCCTGGGCGCCGGCAACATCACGGTGACCCGGTCGGAGATCGCCCGGAGCTCAGCCGGGGGCATCCTCGTGGGCGGCGTGCGCGCCGACGCCCACCACCCCAGCGACCAGCGCATGGTCAACAGGGACATCACGATCAGCGACAACCGCATCCACGACCTCGGGGCGGACCACCGGGGCATCGTCTCTGTCCTGACCACGTACGTCACCAACAGCACCGTCGCCCAGAACGAGGTCTACAACATGCCGTACTCCGGCATGTCGATCGGGTACGGCTGGGGCGCCAACGACGCGGGCGGCAGCAACCACTATGCCAACCGCGGCCTGTACGACTACCAGCCGCGCTACACGACGCCGACCACCGCGTCCAACAACCGGCTCATCGGCAACTACATCCACGATGTCATGCAGCAGATGAACGACGGTGGCTGCATCTACACGCTCGGATGGAACCCGAGCGCGCTGATCAGCCGGAACCACTGCCTGCGGACCAACGGACACTTCGGGCTGTACTTCGACGAGGGCTCGAAGTACTACACGGCCACCAACAATGTCTTCTCGAACACCGGTACGTGGGCGACGGCCAACTACTGGGGTGGCGAGAACATGGGGAACTGGACCGTCACCAACAACTGGTCGACCAACGGCAGCACGAACGTGACCAACGGGGACCGCGGCAACGTGGTCTCCGGCAATGTCACGGTCACCAATGGCAACTGGCCTTCCGGTGCCCAGGACGTGATGGCGTCCGCCGGACCGCGGGACACCACTCCACCGCCGCCAGAGCAGGAGATCGTGGGCGCGCACTCCGGCCGCTGCCTGACCGTCCCCGGCGCCGGCACCACCAACGGCACCCAGACCCAACTCTGGGACTGCACCGGCGCATCCGGCCAGACCTGGACCTACACCGCCGGCAAACAACTGACCGTCCACGGCGACAAGTGCCTCGACGCCAGCGGAGGCGGCACCACCAACGGCACCCCGGTCATCATCTGGGACTGCAACGGCCAGAACAACCAACAGTGGAACGTCAACCCCAACGGCACCATCACCGGCGTCCAGTCCGGACTATGCCTCGACGCCAACGCCGGCGGCACCGCCAACGGCACCAGGATCACTCTCTGGTCCTGCCACGGCGGCACCAACCAGCAGTGGGCACTGCGATAG
- a CDS encoding sugar phosphate isomerase/epimerase family protein, producing the protein MYTIGVNPWVWASPVDDEAMAELVPRIAAFGFDAVELPIEQPGDWDPARTRDLLSAYGLRAVGVCAVTSPGRDLVNAPPEAVASTVAYLKTCVDSAVAVGAPCVGGPVYAAVGRTWRMSPSERAACYADVRRALRPVADYAGERGVSIGVEALNRYETSVVNTVEQAVELIDGLPANVGLMIDTYHMNIEEADPYEALVTAGPHIKHVQVSGTDRGTPGGDHFDWPRFLAGLATTGYGGAVCIESFTAQNEAIATAASIWRPLAPSQDTLARDGLSYIRTVLRGLENAPPHTE; encoded by the coding sequence GTGTACACCATCGGTGTCAACCCGTGGGTCTGGGCCTCGCCGGTCGACGACGAGGCCATGGCCGAGCTGGTGCCGCGGATCGCCGCGTTCGGTTTCGACGCGGTCGAGCTGCCGATCGAGCAACCCGGCGACTGGGACCCGGCCCGCACCCGGGACCTGCTGTCGGCGTACGGCCTGCGCGCGGTCGGAGTCTGTGCGGTCACCTCGCCCGGACGTGACCTGGTGAACGCCCCGCCGGAGGCCGTCGCCTCCACCGTGGCGTACCTGAAGACATGTGTGGACAGTGCGGTGGCCGTCGGCGCGCCCTGCGTCGGCGGCCCGGTCTACGCCGCGGTGGGGCGGACCTGGCGCATGTCACCGTCTGAGCGCGCGGCCTGCTACGCGGACGTCCGCCGCGCCCTGCGGCCAGTGGCCGACTACGCGGGGGAGCGGGGCGTGAGCATCGGTGTGGAGGCCCTCAACCGCTATGAGACGAGCGTCGTCAACACGGTCGAGCAGGCGGTGGAGCTGATCGACGGCCTGCCTGCGAACGTCGGTCTCATGATCGACACCTATCACATGAACATCGAGGAGGCCGACCCCTACGAGGCGCTCGTCACGGCTGGTCCGCACATCAAGCACGTCCAGGTCAGCGGCACCGACCGCGGCACCCCGGGCGGCGACCACTTCGACTGGCCACGCTTCCTCGCCGGCCTGGCCACGACCGGCTACGGCGGCGCGGTGTGCATCGAGTCGTTCACCGCGCAGAACGAGGCCATCGCCACCGCGGCCTCGATCTGGCGGCCGCTCGCCCCGTCGCAGGACACCCTCGCCCGTGACGGGCTGTCCTACATCCGAACCGTCCTCCGCGGACTGGAGAACGCTCCCCCGCACACCGAGTAG
- a CDS encoding ABC transporter substrate-binding protein, translating into MTVLAVSALLVLAGCSTDEPTTGASGSPSASSGSGTGEQSKFFVQADYDKQLALLDAAPTGPAGKPWEQALNPAMVETAKFKKPGPYKICFSNAGLNNPWRQVGFKTMRAEVDTHRGRISEFVHVDAEGKDQKQIADINDLLGKGCDALIVSPNTTATLTPAVEAACQKGLPVIVFDRGVDTTCPVTFINPIGGYGFGHVAAEFVTRKMKRGGKVLALRILPGVDVLETRWSAAKLAFDKAGVDVVGVEFTDGDPAKTKKIVNDYIQRYGTIDGVWMDAGAVAGAAVEAFEDAGKPVPPINGEDQLDFLKLWKDKKLTAIAPTYPTYQWRTPIIAALKILDGEQVPNPWKLPQPTITQDNLDSYVDPTMPPLHYAMCGCTDLPGYPKRWK; encoded by the coding sequence ATGACGGTGCTGGCCGTGAGCGCCTTACTGGTGCTGGCCGGCTGCTCCACCGACGAGCCCACCACCGGCGCATCGGGTTCGCCCTCCGCAAGCAGCGGGTCGGGCACGGGGGAGCAGTCGAAGTTCTTCGTGCAGGCCGATTACGACAAGCAGCTCGCGCTCCTGGACGCCGCGCCCACCGGGCCGGCCGGCAAGCCCTGGGAGCAGGCGCTCAACCCGGCGATGGTGGAGACCGCGAAGTTCAAGAAGCCCGGACCGTACAAGATCTGCTTCTCCAACGCGGGGCTGAACAACCCCTGGCGCCAGGTCGGTTTCAAGACCATGCGGGCCGAGGTCGACACGCACCGCGGCCGCATCTCCGAGTTCGTCCACGTCGATGCCGAAGGCAAGGACCAGAAGCAGATCGCCGACATCAACGACCTGCTCGGCAAGGGCTGCGACGCGCTCATCGTCTCGCCCAACACCACCGCGACGCTCACCCCGGCCGTGGAGGCCGCCTGCCAGAAGGGCCTGCCGGTCATCGTCTTCGACCGCGGCGTCGACACGACCTGCCCGGTGACGTTCATCAACCCGATCGGCGGCTACGGATTCGGCCACGTCGCGGCGGAGTTCGTCACCCGGAAGATGAAGCGGGGCGGCAAGGTGCTCGCGCTGCGCATCCTGCCCGGCGTCGACGTGCTGGAGACCCGCTGGTCCGCGGCGAAGCTCGCCTTCGACAAGGCGGGCGTCGACGTCGTCGGCGTCGAATTCACCGACGGCGACCCGGCCAAGACCAAGAAGATCGTCAACGACTACATCCAGCGGTACGGCACGATCGACGGCGTCTGGATGGACGCCGGGGCGGTCGCGGGCGCGGCGGTCGAGGCGTTCGAGGACGCCGGCAAGCCCGTGCCGCCGATCAACGGCGAGGACCAGCTCGACTTCCTGAAGCTGTGGAAGGACAAGAAGCTCACGGCGATCGCCCCGACCTACCCGACCTACCAGTGGCGCACCCCGATCATCGCCGCACTGAAGATCCTCGACGGCGAGCAGGTGCCGAACCCGTGGAAGCTGCCACAGCCGACCATCACCCAGGACAACCTGGACAGTTACGTCGACCCCACCATGCCGCCGCTGCACTACGCGATGTGCGGCTGCACCGACCTGCCCGGTTACCCGAAGCGCTGGAAGTAG